From Catenulispora sp. GP43, one genomic window encodes:
- a CDS encoding protein kinase has translation MEDRLGRGGMGEVWRGHDVLLSRPVALKVLEFHEADEVLARFQREAAIGAQFQHPGITVVHDIGQHDNRLFIVMELLEA, from the coding sequence CTGGAGGACCGGCTCGGGCGTGGCGGCATGGGCGAGGTCTGGCGCGGCCACGACGTGCTCCTGAGCCGCCCGGTCGCGCTGAAGGTGTTGGAGTTCCACGAGGCCGACGAGGTGCTGGCGCGGTTCCAGCGGGAGGCGGCGATCGGGGCGCAGTTCCAGCACCCCGGGATCACGGTCGTGCACGACATCGGCCAGCATGACAACCGGCTGTTCATCGTCATGGAACTGCTGGAGGCCTAA
- a CDS encoding MFS transporter produces MRTRLAPLSVPAYRRFWCGRVLSVTGTAMSPVALAFAVLHLGGSAADLSFVLMANVGAQVLFLLFGGALADRVPRGRVLIFANAAAGCVQGTVAAVVLSGNARVFELVGLAFLGGTANAFITPAAQGTVSRLVPAHMRRDANALLRMAFNVFKVAGPAIAGVVVATVGPGWAIAWDAATFFGAALIMTGLPDEEVTARGQRFTAGLAEGVRAFWARPWLRIVVAQSAVGVLGWLVGFQLLGPVYALRSHGGAVAWGEISAGFAVGLLAGSLGALVWRPVRVGAVMAAGSACMAVPLVAMAASAPTWVIVLGTVTAGIGTDMSILAWSTYRQQAIPDELLARMSAVNGLVQLLPIPLGYAAAGPLADAFGVSPVLCAAAALTLASATVPLASREVRAMRLEHSNADAPVLAEPTAKR; encoded by the coding sequence GTGAGAACCCGCCTGGCTCCGCTGTCAGTACCCGCATATCGCCGGTTCTGGTGCGGCCGCGTACTGTCCGTCACCGGCACCGCGATGTCGCCGGTGGCGTTGGCGTTCGCCGTGCTGCACCTCGGCGGGTCGGCGGCCGACCTGAGCTTCGTGTTGATGGCGAACGTCGGCGCGCAGGTGCTGTTCCTGCTCTTCGGCGGCGCGCTGGCCGACCGGGTGCCCCGCGGCAGGGTCCTGATCTTCGCCAACGCCGCCGCGGGCTGCGTCCAGGGCACGGTCGCGGCCGTCGTGCTGTCCGGGAACGCGCGCGTCTTCGAGCTGGTGGGCCTGGCGTTCCTCGGCGGGACGGCCAACGCCTTCATCACGCCGGCCGCGCAGGGGACGGTCAGCCGGCTCGTCCCGGCGCACATGCGGCGCGACGCGAACGCCTTGCTGCGTATGGCGTTCAACGTGTTCAAGGTCGCCGGGCCGGCGATCGCGGGCGTCGTGGTCGCGACGGTCGGGCCGGGGTGGGCGATCGCGTGGGACGCGGCGACGTTCTTCGGCGCGGCGCTGATCATGACGGGGCTGCCCGACGAGGAGGTCACGGCCCGGGGCCAGAGGTTCACCGCGGGCCTGGCCGAGGGCGTGCGCGCGTTCTGGGCGCGGCCCTGGCTGCGCATCGTGGTGGCCCAGAGCGCGGTGGGGGTGCTCGGCTGGCTGGTCGGATTCCAGCTGCTGGGCCCGGTGTACGCACTGCGCTCCCACGGCGGCGCGGTCGCCTGGGGCGAGATCTCGGCGGGTTTCGCCGTCGGGCTGCTGGCCGGCTCGCTCGGCGCACTCGTCTGGCGTCCCGTGCGCGTCGGGGCGGTGATGGCGGCCGGATCGGCGTGCATGGCCGTGCCGCTCGTCGCGATGGCCGCATCGGCCCCGACCTGGGTCATCGTGCTGGGCACGGTGACCGCGGGCATCGGCACCGACATGAGCATCCTCGCCTGGTCGACCTACCGCCAACAGGCGATCCCGGACGAGTTGCTGGCCCGCATGAGCGCGGTGAACGGCCTCGTCCAACTGCTCCCGATCCCCCTCGGCTACGCCGCGGCCGGGCCGCTGGCCGACGCGTTCGGCGTGAGCCCGGTCCTGTGCGCGGCGGCGGCTTTGACCCTGGCCTCGGCGACCGTGCCGCTCGCGTCGCGCGAGGTGCGCGCGATGCGGCTGGAGCACTCGAACGCCGACGCCCCCGTCCTCGCCGAACCGACTGCTAAACGGTGA
- a CDS encoding MaoC family dehydratase yields MTDTTDLPVRPSSYEDLQDLIGKEIGPTDWYTVSQERIDAFAAVTGDDQWIHVDPERAAASPLGTTIAHGLLSLALGPAFSYRLLSFEGFAHGLNYGYDKVRFPAPLPSGSRVRMRLTLQGADRVPGGIQVRSLQVVEAEGIEKPVVVAEALARIVE; encoded by the coding sequence ATGACTGACACCACCGACCTGCCCGTGCGCCCGAGCTCGTACGAGGACCTGCAGGACCTGATCGGCAAGGAGATCGGGCCGACCGACTGGTACACCGTCTCCCAGGAGCGCATCGACGCGTTCGCCGCCGTGACCGGTGACGACCAGTGGATCCACGTGGACCCGGAGCGGGCCGCGGCCAGCCCGTTGGGCACGACCATCGCGCACGGGCTGCTCTCCCTGGCCCTGGGCCCGGCGTTCTCCTACCGCCTGCTGTCCTTCGAAGGGTTCGCGCACGGCCTCAACTACGGCTACGACAAGGTCCGCTTCCCGGCGCCGCTGCCGTCCGGATCGCGGGTCCGGATGCGGCTGACGCTTCAGGGCGCCGACCGCGTCCCCGGCGGGATCCAGGTGCGCAGCCTTCAGGTCGTCGAGGCGGAGGGCATCGAGAAGCCGGTCGTGGTGGCCGAGGCTTTGGCGCGGATCGTCGAGTAG